The Prochlorococcus sp. MIT 0801 genomic sequence CATTTCTAATACATCGGAAATAGAATAGTTCTTATATTTGACTTGTAATGTCTCTCGATTAAATCGAGCTCCTTTACAAACATCACATTGAACATAGACATCAGGAAGAAAATTCATCTCAATTACATTTACACCTTGACCACGACAAGCCTCACATCTTCCCCCTTTAACGTTAAAACTGAATTGACCTGCTTGATATCCTCTCGCTTTAGCTTCAACAGAAGTAGCAAAAAGTTGACGTATTGGATCAAATGCACCTGTATAAGTAGCTGTATTAGATCTTGGAGTTCTACCAATTGGAGACTGATCAATAACTATAACTTTATCAATTGATTTAATACCTTTCAGTTCTTTTAATCCTTTAGGAAAAGGAACTTTCAAACCTAGAGAGTGATTTAGAGCAGGATGAAGTAATTCATTTATCAAAGTACTTTTACCACTTCCACTAACTCCAGTAACAGCAACTAATCTGCCTAATGGAAAATCAACTGAAACATTTTTTAAATTATTTTTATTACAATCAATCAAACGTAATTTTCTTTGAACTGAATCTCTCCTACTAGTAGGAGTAGGAATAGATGAGCGCCCGCTAAGATAATCACCAGTCAATGATTTTTTTGCTTTCAACAAACTATCTAGAGATCCTTGAGCAATAATTTCACCTCCATGCACTCCTGCGCCAGGACCTATATCTACTAAATGATCAGCGGCTCTTATAGTATCTTCATCATGTTCAACCACCACCAAAGTATTACCTAGATCACGTAGCTTTTTTAATGTAGATAATAATCGATCATTATCTCTTTGATGTAATCCAATACTAGGTTCATCTAACACATAAAGAACCCCAGTTAAACCAGCACCTATTTGTGTAGCAAGTCGTATTCTTTGAGCTTCCCCCCCAGATAAAGTCATTGCTGGCCTATCTAAGGTTAAATAATCAAGTCCAACATCCAACAGAAATTGAAGCCGTAATCGAATTTCTTTTAGAACTAATTCCCCAATCTTTTTTTGTTTATTAGAAAGTAATTGCTTTGAACTATTAGCTTTTTCAAGACCCATTAATTCTTCAACATTCTCAAGTGTGGTAGAAACACTTGATGAAGTGAGATCTGTTATTGCAAAAGGTCCAAGTTTTACCGCAAGCGCCTCCGGACGTAACCTCTTCCCAAGACAGCTTGCACAAGGGACTAATTCAAGATATTTTTCTAACTTTTGGCGAACAGCTTCTCCATTTGCATCCTGTAACTGTCTTTCTAAAATAGGTAAAATGCCTTCAAAAGGTCTTTTAAATCCGGTATCTTGTTTATATCTACTGTCTACTTTTATTAAAATAGGTTCTTTACTACCATTTAACAAAATATTTTTTTGCTCCGCTTTTAAATCTTTCCAAGGAGTTTTTATTTCAAAACCAAATGCCTCACCAACTGAAAACAATAATGAAAAATAATATGAGTTATCTTTGTCACTCCATGGTGCGACAGCGGCATAAACCGGTAATGATGGATCAGGTATAACCCTCTCACATGTAAATTTTTTCAAATGACCTAAACCATGACAATCGGGACAAGCTCCATATGGACTATTAAATGAAAATAATCTTGGAGATAATTCCTCAATCACCGCCCCATGGACTGGACAAGCGAAATTCTCAGAATATAGTCTTTCTTTTTCAATACCTTGAGGCAGTTCTTCATTCTTTTTAGGAACCGCTTCGACAATTGCTAAACCATCTCCCCTTTTTAAAGTAGTGCTTAATGAATCAGTTAATCTTTCTTCAATACCCTCTCTAGCAATCAACCTATCGACCACTACTTCAATAGAATGAACTTGATTTTTATCTAATTCAATATTATCTGCCAATTCTCTAACTTCTTTATTAATTCTTACTCGAACAAAACCTTCTGCAGCAAGTCCAGATAATAGTTTTGAGTGTGTTCCTTTTTTACCTCTAACGACTGGTGCAAGTAATTGATATCTAGTACCTTCTGGAAGAGTCTTAATTTGATCCACCATCTCATCTATACTTTGTGGCTTAATTGGCCTAGAGCACTCAGGGCAATGAGGTTCCCCCGCTCGTCCGAAAAGCAAACGAAAATAATCTTGTATCTCCGTAACCGTTCCAACTGTTGAACGAGGGTTATGACTTGTTGATTTTTGATCAATGGAAATTGCTGGAGATAAACCTTCAATTGAATCAACATCTGGTTTATCAACCTGACCTAAGAATTGTCTTGCATAAGCAGACAAACTCTCGACATATCTTCTTTGTCCTTCAGCAAAAATAGTATCAAAAGCTAATGAACTTTTACCGCTTCCACTAACACCTGTAAAAACCACCAATTGATTTCTTGGAATAGATAAATCAACGTTTTTTAAATTGTGTTGCCTTGCACCACGAATAGTTATGAGTTCTTCACTAGAAAAACCAATATTTGTTGTCTTTTTTTTTGAATTAGGATTTGGACTTCCCATAAGGGAAAAAATTTAATATTTAATTGTATAAAAAAATATGCTCATCATGCAGCCTTATGTTCCAGCAAGCTCGCCGCATAAGCATTCGCTTCTACAATTTCACCACCAGCCAATAAAGCCAATTCCCTTTGCCTCTCAGGGATTTCCTTTAAATTAATAACAACAGACTTTGTATGACCAGAGATAACACTCTTTTTTAAAGCAAAATGATTATCAGCAAATGCTGCAATTAATGGTTGATGAGTCACGCAAAAAACTTGCCGATGATTTGCTAATTCACGCAGCAAATTAGCCACGTAACTACTAATTGATCCACTAACGCCTGAATCAATTTCATCAAAAATCAATAAATTAGAGTCTTCAAATGTAGAAAATATTGCCTTGATTGCAAGAAGAACCCTAGATTTCTCTCCCCCGGAAGCTGTTTCTGAAAGAGATGCTAAAGGTATACCTGGATTTGCTGAAAACATAAACTTAACTTTATCGATCCCATTGATTGTTGGCTCACATTTTTCAAAGACGACTTTAAAACGAACATTAGGAATACCTAATTTTTTTAAGCTAATAATCAATTTTTCTTCAAGTTGTGAAGCAATATTTTTTCTTATAAGAGACAAATCTTTATTAGATTTGTCTCTTATGTTTCGTTTTTTATTTTCATCAGAAGAAAGATCGTTAATGTTATTAGAACTTTCTTGCAGAGATAAAGAATTGAATAATTCATTTTTATACCGAATGAGATCTGGTATATCTCTTTGATATTTTTTTTGATAAAGTTTGAGAGTAGATAATCTAATTTGCAAATGATTTAAAAAAGACGGGTCAACATCTAATGTTTTTTCGTAATCATTAATTTGATAAATTAACTCGTTCAGATTATTAGTTATTGTATAAAAATAATCATAAATAGGTTTTAAAGAAGAATCAATTTGAGACAGACTCTTTAATTCATTAATACAGAAATGAGCATGGTCTAAAATAGAGGGATACTCTTCTAAGGTGTCATTTAAACGAGTTAATAATGATTTAACGCCTTCTTTTAATCTTAAAATGTTGGATAAACGATTCTGATCAGTCTCTAACTTGATGTGTTCGTTAGGATCTTCTAATTCTAATTTATCTAGGTCTTGATATATATATTGCATTTCCTCCAACTCTTTTTTGGAATCTGTAATTCTAACTCTCGCATCCTCTAGTCTAAGATTAGAGTCATTCCATATATTCCAATTTTGCTTTACTTCAGTAATCGATTCCTTAATTTTATTTAGACCTAAAGAATCTAATAAACTTAATTGATGCAATGAATCATTTAAAATATAGGTATCACCTTGTAGAGTAAAATCTAGCAAAAGTGATCTCAATTCTGATATTTGATCTCTATTAACTATTACACCATTAATTCTAAATCTAGATTTATATTTATTTTCTTTTAAACGCCATTCCCTTGTCACAATCAATTCTTCATCAATATCAAATTCTTGATCAATTAGCCACTCTTTTGTTTGTTGGAGTATGGAAAAAACACCCTCAATTGATGAAAAGAGAGAACCTTCGGCAACTAATCGATTAT encodes the following:
- the uvrA gene encoding excinuclease ABC subunit UvrA, with product MGSPNPNSKKKTTNIGFSSEELITIRGARQHNLKNVDLSIPRNQLVVFTGVSGSGKSSLAFDTIFAEGQRRYVESLSAYARQFLGQVDKPDVDSIEGLSPAISIDQKSTSHNPRSTVGTVTEIQDYFRLLFGRAGEPHCPECSRPIKPQSIDEMVDQIKTLPEGTRYQLLAPVVRGKKGTHSKLLSGLAAEGFVRVRINKEVRELADNIELDKNQVHSIEVVVDRLIAREGIEERLTDSLSTTLKRGDGLAIVEAVPKKNEELPQGIEKERLYSENFACPVHGAVIEELSPRLFSFNSPYGACPDCHGLGHLKKFTCERVIPDPSLPVYAAVAPWSDKDNSYYFSLLFSVGEAFGFEIKTPWKDLKAEQKNILLNGSKEPILIKVDSRYKQDTGFKRPFEGILPILERQLQDANGEAVRQKLEKYLELVPCASCLGKRLRPEALAVKLGPFAITDLTSSSVSTTLENVEELMGLEKANSSKQLLSNKQKKIGELVLKEIRLRLQFLLDVGLDYLTLDRPAMTLSGGEAQRIRLATQIGAGLTGVLYVLDEPSIGLHQRDNDRLLSTLKKLRDLGNTLVVVEHDEDTIRAADHLVDIGPGAGVHGGEIIAQGSLDSLLKAKKSLTGDYLSGRSSIPTPTSRRDSVQRKLRLIDCNKNNLKNVSVDFPLGRLVAVTGVSGSGKSTLINELLHPALNHSLGLKVPFPKGLKELKGIKSIDKVIVIDQSPIGRTPRSNTATYTGAFDPIRQLFATSVEAKARGYQAGQFSFNVKGGRCEACRGQGVNVIEMNFLPDVYVQCDVCKGARFNRETLQVKYKNYSISDVLEMTVEQAVDVFSAIPQAADRLRTLLDVGLGYIKLGQPAPTLSGGEAQRVKLATELSRRATGKTLYLIDEPTTGLSFYDVHKLMDVIQRLVDKGNSIIVIEHNLDVIRCSDWIIDMGPEGGNRGGEIIAMGTPEEVATNKNSHTGGYLKKVLETHPPR
- a CDS encoding DNA repair protein RecN — encoded protein: MLNSLRFQNIALFGNTEIDFAKGFTAFTGQTGSGKSIFIDTLNALLANKKTPLDNRLVAEGSLFSSIEGVFSILQQTKEWLIDQEFDIDEELIVTREWRLKENKYKSRFRINGVIVNRDQISELRSLLLDFTLQGDTYILNDSLHQLSLLDSLGLNKIKESITEVKQNWNIWNDSNLRLEDARVRITDSKKELEEMQYIYQDLDKLELEDPNEHIKLETDQNRLSNILRLKEGVKSLLTRLNDTLEEYPSILDHAHFCINELKSLSQIDSSLKPIYDYFYTITNNLNELIYQINDYEKTLDVDPSFLNHLQIRLSTLKLYQKKYQRDIPDLIRYKNELFNSLSLQESSNNINDLSSDENKKRNIRDKSNKDLSLIRKNIASQLEEKLIISLKKLGIPNVRFKVVFEKCEPTINGIDKVKFMFSANPGIPLASLSETASGGEKSRVLLAIKAIFSTFEDSNLLIFDEIDSGVSGSISSYVANLLRELANHRQVFCVTHQPLIAAFADNHFALKKSVISGHTKSVVINLKEIPERQRELALLAGGEIVEANAYAASLLEHKAA